Proteins encoded in a region of the Balaenoptera ricei isolate mBalRic1 chromosome 19, mBalRic1.hap2, whole genome shotgun sequence genome:
- the IRX6 gene encoding iroquois-class homeodomain protein IRX-6 isoform X1 — translation MSFPHFGHPYGSASQFLVSASSNATCCESAPRSVPDVASGSTPAAALCFAPYDSRLLGSARPELGAALGIYGAPYSAAAAAQSYAGYLPYSPEPPTLYGALNPQYEFKEAAGNFTPGLAQPAAYYPYEQSLGQYQYDRYGAVELGGAGRRKNATRETTSTLKAWLNEHRKNPYPTKGEKIMLAIITKMTLTQVSTWFANARRRLKKENKMTWAPKNKGGEERKEEGGAEELLGCLNGDTKDVSASQEARGLSDLEDLEEEEEEEADEEEAVATATDRLAELHQDTQSPPAAQCAADREGRLERRECSLAAPRFSFTEPPRSGETDFLRAESGGRTLTGHYPRSEKPRIWSLAHTAAGSGVEGAPPNLSRPRSPECHLIPGQPPGPGARPAVPRDSACEESSRVAKAFGNPSFAQQGLPLDCAPCPRRRAPAVRCQYQSGAEAG, via the exons ATGTCCTTCCCGCACTTTGGACACCCTTATGGCAGCGCTTCCCAG TTTCTGGTGTCTGCAAGTTCCAACGCCACTTGCTGCGAATCCGCCCCGCGCTCGGTCCCAGATGTGGCCTCAGGCTCCACCCCGGCGGCCGCGCTCTGCTTCGCACCCTACGACAGTCGGCTGCTGGGCAGTGCGAGGCCCGAGCTGGGCGCGGCCTTGGGTATCTATGGAGCTCCCTACTCGGCCGCTGCAGCTGCCCAGAGCTACGCAGGCTACCTGCCCTACAGCCCGGAGCCGCCCACGCTGTACGGGGCGCTG AATCCACAGTATGAATTTAAGGAGGCTGCAGGGAACTTTACACCCGGCCTGGCGCAACCAGCAGCCTATTATCCCTATGAGCAGAGCCTGGGGCAGTACCAGTATGACCG GTACGGAGCGGTGGAGTTGGGTGGCGCTGGGCGCAGAAAGAATGCCACCCGGGAGACCACTAGCACGCTCAAGGCCTGGCTGAACGAGCACCGCAAGAACCCCTACCCCACCAAGGGCGAGAAGATCATGCTGGCCATCATCACCAAGATGACCCTCACCCAGGTGTCCACCTGGTTCGCCAACGCGCGCCGGCGCCTCAAGAAGGAGAACAAGATGACTTGGGCGCCCAAGAACAAAGgcggggaggagagaaaggaggagggtgGAGCAGAGGAATTGCTGGGCTGCCTAAATGGTGACACCAAAG ACGTTTCTGCTAGCCAGGAGGCTCGGGGgctgagtgacctggaagacctggaggaagaagaggaagaggaggcggATGAAGAGGAGGCAGTGGCCACAGCTACGGACAGGCTGGCTGAGCTCCATCAAGACACTCAGTCGCCGCCGGCGGCACAATGTGCCGCAGATCGAGAGGGCCGGCTGGAGCGCAGGGAGTGCAGTCTGGCGGCGCCCCGCTTCTCGTTCACTGAGCCCCCCAGGTCGGGAGAAACCGACTTCCTGCGGGCCGAGTCAGGAGGCCGCACTTTGACCGGGCACTACCCCCGCAGCGAGAAACCGCGCATCTGGTCTCTGGCGCACACTGCGGCAGGCAGCGGCGTCGAAGGGGCACCTCCAAACCTGTCCAGGCCTCGAAGTCCTGAGTGCCATCTGATTCCCGGACAGCCTCCAGGCCCCGGCGCGCGACCCGCGGTCCCCAGAGACTCCGCGTGCGAAGAGTCTTCCCGAGTAGCCAAAGCCTTTGGAAACCCCTCGTTTGCCCAACAGGGCCTGCCTCTGGACTGTGCGCCGTGCCCGCGGAGGAGGGCGCCGGCAGTGCGGTGCCAGTACCAGTCGGGTGCAGAAG CAGGTTAG
- the IRX6 gene encoding iroquois-class homeodomain protein IRX-6 isoform X2, with amino-acid sequence MSFPHFGHPYGSASQFLVSASSNATCCESAPRSVPDVASGSTPAAALCFAPYDSRLLGSARPELGAALGIYGAPYSAAAAAQSYAGYLPYSPEPPTLYGALNPQYEFKEAAGNFTPGLAQPAAYYPYEQSLGQYQYDRYGAVELGGAGRRKNATRETTSTLKAWLNEHRKNPYPTKGEKIMLAIITKMTLTQVSTWFANARRRLKKENKMTWAPKNKGGEERKEEGGAEELLGCLNGDTKDVSASQEARGLSDLEDLEEEEEEEADEEEAVATATDRLAELHQDTQSPPAAQCAADREGRLERRECSLAAPRFSFTEPPRSGETDFLRAESGGRTLTGHYPRSEKPRIWSLAHTAAGSGVEGAPPNLSRPRSPECHLIPGQPPGPGARPAVPRDSACEESSRVAKAFGNPSFAQQGLPLDCAPCPRRRAPAVRCQYQSGAEG; translated from the exons ATGTCCTTCCCGCACTTTGGACACCCTTATGGCAGCGCTTCCCAG TTTCTGGTGTCTGCAAGTTCCAACGCCACTTGCTGCGAATCCGCCCCGCGCTCGGTCCCAGATGTGGCCTCAGGCTCCACCCCGGCGGCCGCGCTCTGCTTCGCACCCTACGACAGTCGGCTGCTGGGCAGTGCGAGGCCCGAGCTGGGCGCGGCCTTGGGTATCTATGGAGCTCCCTACTCGGCCGCTGCAGCTGCCCAGAGCTACGCAGGCTACCTGCCCTACAGCCCGGAGCCGCCCACGCTGTACGGGGCGCTG AATCCACAGTATGAATTTAAGGAGGCTGCAGGGAACTTTACACCCGGCCTGGCGCAACCAGCAGCCTATTATCCCTATGAGCAGAGCCTGGGGCAGTACCAGTATGACCG GTACGGAGCGGTGGAGTTGGGTGGCGCTGGGCGCAGAAAGAATGCCACCCGGGAGACCACTAGCACGCTCAAGGCCTGGCTGAACGAGCACCGCAAGAACCCCTACCCCACCAAGGGCGAGAAGATCATGCTGGCCATCATCACCAAGATGACCCTCACCCAGGTGTCCACCTGGTTCGCCAACGCGCGCCGGCGCCTCAAGAAGGAGAACAAGATGACTTGGGCGCCCAAGAACAAAGgcggggaggagagaaaggaggagggtgGAGCAGAGGAATTGCTGGGCTGCCTAAATGGTGACACCAAAG ACGTTTCTGCTAGCCAGGAGGCTCGGGGgctgagtgacctggaagacctggaggaagaagaggaagaggaggcggATGAAGAGGAGGCAGTGGCCACAGCTACGGACAGGCTGGCTGAGCTCCATCAAGACACTCAGTCGCCGCCGGCGGCACAATGTGCCGCAGATCGAGAGGGCCGGCTGGAGCGCAGGGAGTGCAGTCTGGCGGCGCCCCGCTTCTCGTTCACTGAGCCCCCCAGGTCGGGAGAAACCGACTTCCTGCGGGCCGAGTCAGGAGGCCGCACTTTGACCGGGCACTACCCCCGCAGCGAGAAACCGCGCATCTGGTCTCTGGCGCACACTGCGGCAGGCAGCGGCGTCGAAGGGGCACCTCCAAACCTGTCCAGGCCTCGAAGTCCTGAGTGCCATCTGATTCCCGGACAGCCTCCAGGCCCCGGCGCGCGACCCGCGGTCCCCAGAGACTCCGCGTGCGAAGAGTCTTCCCGAGTAGCCAAAGCCTTTGGAAACCCCTCGTTTGCCCAACAGGGCCTGCCTCTGGACTGTGCGCCGTGCCCGCGGAGGAGGGCGCCGGCAGTGCGGTGCCAGTACCAGTCGGGTGCAGAAG GTTAG